The Musa acuminata AAA Group cultivar baxijiao chromosome BXJ1-3, Cavendish_Baxijiao_AAA, whole genome shotgun sequence genome window below encodes:
- the LOC135629027 gene encoding short-chain dehydrogenase TIC 32, chloroplastic-like, producing the protein MGSWNWIPLFWKGDKVSSRGFHSSSSAEEVTEGIDASQLTAIVTGATSGIGKETARVLALRGATVVIPCRSLESGGKVKESILEQNADAKIHVMEMDLSSLDSVESFARSFNSSYEHLNILINNAGIMACPFQLSKDGIEMQFATNHLGHFLLTNLLMNKMIVTAEETGIQGRIVSVSSLGHSSKFDESWFNLEKINDQSNYGPFAAYSHSKLANIWHANELSRRLQEKGCNITANSLHPGAIHTNVCRYLNISSFILDAIAVATKPFLKSIPQGASTTCYLALHPDMKDVTGKYFGDCNETLPSAVARDEELSIKCWEFSQQLLNNLRGPIVVH; encoded by the exons GAAGAGGTCACTGAAGGCATCGACGCCAGCCAACTCACTGCCATTGTCACCG GGGCAACTAGTGGAATTGGGAAGGAAACCGCAAGGGTTCTGGCACTGAGAGGCGCCACCGTCGTCATCCCCTGCCGGTCGCTGGAAAGCGGCGGAAAGGTGAAAGAAAGCATTTTGGAGCAGAATGCGGATGCCAAGATCCATGTTATGGAGATGGATTTGAGCTCCCTCGATTCGGTGGAGTCCTTTGCTCGATCGTTTAATTCATCGTACGAGCACCTAAACATTCTCAT CAACAATGCAGGGATTATGGCCTGTCCCTTCCAGCTATCCAAAGATGGAATAGAGATGCAGTTTGCTACTAATCACCTTG GACATTTTTTACTTACTAATCTGTTGATGAACAAGATGATAGTTACTGCCGAAGAAACAGGAATACAGGGAAGGATTGTTAGTGTTTCGTCTTTGGGTCATTCAAGCAAATTTGATGAATCTTGGTTTAATTTGGAGAAGATAAATGATCAATCTAA CTATGGACCTTTTGCTGCTTATTCTCATTCTAAGCTGGCAAATATATGGCATGCAAATGAGCTTTCTCGGCGTTTACAG GAAAAGGGCTGCAACATAACAGCAAATTCTCTTCATCCTGGAGCAATCCATACTAATGTGTGCCGCTATCTAAATATTAGCT CATTTATACTGGATGCCATTGCTGTTGCGACGAAACCTTTCTTAAAATCCATACCCCAG GGTGCATCTACTACCTGCTATCTTGCTCTACATCCTGACATGAAAGATGTAACTGGAAAATATTTTGGGGATTGCAATGAGACATTGCCTTCTGCTGTTGCAAGAGACGAGGAATTAAGCATCAAGTGCTGGGAATTCAGCCAACAACTCCTAAACAATTTAAGAGGGCCAATTGTTGTACATTAA